The genomic window CGACCTACATCTTCAAGTGTCGAAGGTTCATAACCAAGTAATCCAAATCGACGCGCTAATACTTCACGCTGTTTTGGGTTTAGCTCCCCTAACCAATCAATAATATGTTTATTAATATCGTTATTTTGTACTTCGCCTTCAGGACCAAAACTTTTTTCATCCGGAATAATATCAAGTAGCACACTGTCGTTTTCACCGCCAATAGGCATATCAACAGAGGCTATTTTTTCATTTAAACGTAGCATTTTAGTCACGTCCTCAACAGGTCGGTCTAAGCTCTCTGCGATTTCTTCGGCGGTTGGTTCATGATCAAGTTTTTGCGTTAATTCTCGTGCCGTACGTAAATATACGTTAAGTTCTTTAACCACATGAATAGGTAAGCGAATGGTACGTGTTTGGTTCATGATGGCACGTTCAATTGTTTGACGTATCCACCACGTAGCGTAAGTAGAAAATCTAAAACCACGCTCTGGATCAAACTTTTCAACAGCGCGAATTAAACCTAAATTCCCTTCTTCAATTAAATCGAGTAAGGCAAGGCCACGGTTATTATAACGGCGTGCAATTTTAACAACTAAACGCAGGTTACTTTCAATCATGCGTTTACGTGAGGCTTCACAGCCTTTTAAAGATTTACGGGCAAAGAATACTTCTTCTTCTGCGCTTAATAGTGGAGAGAAACCAATTTCGCCTAAATAAAGTTGTGTGGCATCTAAATTTTTAGTGACTTCTTCTTTGGCAAAAATATCTTCTTCGTCTACCTTTTCAAGTAGTGATGTTGTTTCTTCAACGGCGGTGTCATCAAACTTTTCGTCATTCGTATTGTTTGTGTCAAGTTTTGCAGTGTTAGCCATAAGCCTTCTCCAGAGCAATTATCAATACCTAAAAATTAGGGAAGGTATTTAGCAGGATTGACAGCTTGCCCTCGGTAGCGAATTTCAAAGCGAAGTGCGGTGACCGGAGATTCTGAATTACCAATTTCTGCTATTTTTTGACCTGCCTTAATTTTCTGCTTTTCTTTAACAAGTAATTTTGAGTTATGTGCATAAGCGCTTAGATAATCATCATTATGTTTCAATATGATTAAACTACCATAACCTCTAAGAGCGTTACCCGCGTACACCACCGTTCCTTGTGCCGCAGCTAAAACTGAAGCCCCTTTTTTATTAGCAATCTGCAAGCCTTTGTAGCCGTTTTCCTTATTAGAAAAGCGTTTCGTAATTTTACCCTTCGCTGGCCAAAACCACTGCACTTTACCGTTCGACAAATACTTATTATTGCTAACTTTGTTACTGGCTTGTTTCTGAACATACTCTCGTTGTTTTGGGCGATCAAGCTCTTTTTTTAATTTATTGTTATTTTTTTGTGCTTTTTTTGTAGACTTTTTAGTTGAATACGTATATTTTTTACGCTTTTTCTTTTCTGCTGGTGCCGGTTTCAGCGATATTCTTTGCCCAGGAAAAATGATGTAAGGTGATGATATTGAATTGCTTTTCGCTATTTCTCTAATATCTTTTCCAGCACTAAAAGCAATAGAATATAAAGTGTCTCCTTTTTGCACTTTATAATAATCACCAGCAATGTTAATTTTATGGTTATGTTTATTAACATTATTATTTAGACTGCTAACGGGTGCGGGAACATGACGAGATGAGCAGCCAAAGAGCAAAATACTAATAAATAAAGCAACATAACATTTAATTTGTTTATTCATCGTATTAAGCTCCTTGTGTTAAAAAAGTTATTTTATAAAGCTTAGCGCAATAAAAAGTACGCTATAGCGATTAATGCAACTAATCCCCAGCCAAGTATCTCTACATATTGACGTAATTTTTGCTCCATTTTAACTCCGCCCCATTTCATTAAAGCTGAAACTAAAAAGAATCGCGCACCGCGCCCTACTGCTGATGCGATTAAAAAAGGCAAAAATGCCATTTGTAAAACGCCAGCGCCAATAGTGAAAACCTTATAAGGAATAGGTGAAAAACCGGCTAAAAATACAACCCACACTCCGTAGTCTTTAAACCAATTTAGCGCAATATCAAATTTTTCTTGCCAGTGCATATGTGCAATAAGTGGCTCAACAACGGGTTCAAATAACCAAAAACCAAGCAAATAACCAACTATACCGCCAACAACTGAGGCGATAGTGGCAAAGCTTGCAAAACGCCATGCTTTTTTAGGTTGCGCAAGCGACATAGGCGCTAGCATTACATCGGGTGGAATCGGGAAAAAAACAGACTCAGCAAAGCTCATTGCAGCCAAATAACGCTCGGCATGGCGATGCTTTGCCCATACAAGGGCCATATCGTATAACTTAGTAAACAACTTCAAAATAAATTCCTATTCAATATCGCCTGGCACTAACGGCACAAATCTAACGGGAGCAATCACATGCTCTGTAAAGCTATCGCCTTTGCGAATAACCATTATTAATTTTTGATCGCTCTCACCAATGGGCGCTAATAACACGCCTCCATCGGCTAACTGAGCGAGTAAATCCTGTGGAACTTTAGATGCTGCAGCTGTCACTATAATGCCATCAAAAGGCGCTTGTGATTGCCAGCCTTGCCACCCATCACCATGTTTCATCGTGACATTATATAGGTCGAGCTGCTGTAAACGCCTTTTAGCTTGCCATTGCAGCGCCTTTATACGCTCAACTGAATATACCTTTGTAAAGGTTTTAGCTAATATCGCCGTTTGATATCCAGAGCCGGTACCAATTTCCAGTATCTTATTACAAGCACCCGCAAGGCGAAGTAATTCAGTCATACGCGCTACAATATAAGGCTGAGAAATAGTCTGCCCTTGTCCAATGGGCAGTGCAGTATTCTCATACGCTTTATGTTTTAAAACGTCATCAATAAAAATATGGCGCGGAATTTGGGCAATCGCATTGAGTACTTGCGCATCTTCAACACCTTCACGCTTAAGTAAATCAGATAACGCTTGAGCACTGCGCGTGTAATTAGCGAGCACGATTAATCTCCAAATCAGCCAACCAGTCTCCTACCGCTTTTAAGCTCTCTTTAGCCGTCATATCAACACTTAGTGGTGTCACCGATGCATAACCATTATTAATTGCATAAAAGTCGGTACCCTCTCCGGCATCGCTTTCTGTGCCAAGCGATCCGTACCAAAAAATATCACGACCCCAGGGATCGGTTTGTTTGGTCATCGTTTCGGCTTTATGGCGCGCACCGAGGCGTGTTACTTGCACCCCTTTTAATTCACTTAATGGAATATCTGGCACGTTAATATTTATAATTTGATCTTTAGGCAGCGGATGCGAGGCCAAGCCTTTAATAATATTAACGGTAACCGCAGCGGCTGTTTCAAAGTGTTCACCATTGTGTGAGCAAAGTGATACCGCGATGGCTGGTAAGCCCAAATGACGTCCTTCTGTTGCAGCTGCAACGGTGCCAGAGTACAGCGTGTCGTCACCTAAGTTGGCACCATGGTTAATACCCGCAACAACTAAATCTGGTTTTTCATCAACCAACTGATTTACACCTAAATGTACACAATCAGTAGGGGTACCATTAACCGACATAAACCCGTTTTCGAGCTTAGTTGCTCGTAGCGGGTTCATTAGTGTTAAAGAATTACTTGCGCCACTACAATTGCGATCTGGCGCAACAAGCGTTACATCTGCAATTTGAGTGAGCGCTTGATATAAAACCGCAATACCTTTGGCATTTACGCCATCATCGTTACTTAACAGTATCTTCATTTATGTCATTATCCTTTTCTTTACGCTCTCGCGGGCTTGCATCTTTATAATCCACCAGCTCACGTAATAATGCGGTTGCAAAACACCCTTTTGGTAAACCAAAGCTTAGTTTTAAAGTGGTTTCGTCTAATGTTTCTACCGCTAAGTCTTGTGGGATTAAGCGCAGCATTCTGCGCTCATTTTTAAGGCCTAGCTCACCTAAACCATCACACCATGTTTGGAAAGGTTCAAGCCATATTTTTTCTTGTTCAGTTAGGCCTTTTTCGCTTTTACCGACCATGGGTGCCGACATCACAATATCGCCAGTGGCTAATCGTTCAATGTTTTCATCGTTAATTGCATCTTCAAAAAATGCATTACTGCCGCTAAGCATAAATACTTCTCGGTGCATTGTTTTAGCTAAACCATGCTCTTTAACACGCAAACTCACTAATTGATTAAATACATGCGACCGCGCTGCTGAAATAATAATACCGCGCAGTTTTTTATCGCGAATTCGCTCACCAGCAAACATTTTTTCTGCCATTACTAAGTTATGACCGCCATGCCCAAAACGCTGCTCGCCAAAGTAATTTGGCACACCTGCGCGCACTGCGTTAATGCGGCATAAAATATCAAGAGGCTTGGTTACATTACGAAGCGTAATAGTAAATTTATTACCTTTGTGGCAACCCGTGCGCAATTTACGATCGTGGCGCTGTTGCGACACAATAAAAATACTTTCGCTATTTAAATCGCTAAAATCGATAGGCTTTTTAATCGGTACTTTTACACTAAACCACTGTGAGCACACACCGTGGCGATCTTTCATGCCTGCGTAACTCACGTCTCGCGGTGAAACACCCGCACGCTGTGCAATTAACTTTGCAACATATTGCGTGTTTTCGCCTTTTTTAACTACTTGTAAACACACGTGTTCGCCACTTCCGGTAAATTCTATACCTAGGTCTTCATCCACCATAAAGTCTTCAGCAGTGGTTTTAAAGTCAGCTTTAGAAAGCGGCGCACCGTATAAATAATTTAAATCGCTCATGCGGATTTTGTACTCATTGATTCTTTGCTCATAATTACCACTGCATGGCTCGAAATACCTTCCCTGCGCCCTTCAAAGCCAAGCTTTTCTGTGGTTGTAGCCTTAACATTAATTTGGCAAAGGTCGCAATTTAAGTCACTGGCTAGATTAGCGCGCATAGCTTGTATGTGCGGCAGCATCTTTGGCGCTTGTGCAACAATAGTCACATCACCATTGCCAAGTACATAACCTTGCTGTTTTGCTAAGTTCACCACATGACGAAGTAAAATACGGCTGTCGATATTTTCATATTCGCTTGCCGTATCGGGAAAGTGCTTGCCAATATCGCCCATCGCAAGCGAGCCTAAAATAGCATCGCATAGTGCATGAATAGCAACATCACCATCTGAGTGCGCTAAAAAGCCCTGTGGGTAATCAATTTTTTCACCACAAATAGTTAACGGGCCTTCACCGCCAAATTTATGTACGTCAAAACCATGGCCAATTCGTATCATAATGCACTCTCGTTTTGTTGTTTGTGTAGTAAAAACCCAGCCAAGTCTAAGTCCTCTGGCGTGGTTATTTTAATATTATCGCTACGCCCTATTACAAGCCTTACCGGTTTACCGGCCCATTCAATTGCACTGGCTTCATCGGTAATAGTTGCCCCACTTGCTAATGCGTTTTGAAGTGCATTTTTAAGCTCGTCATATTTAAAAAACTGCGGGGTAAGTGCTTGCCATAAATCATCTCGTGGTACGGTTTGCAAAACATGAGTATCGCCACGTTTTATGGTGTCTTTTACTTTGCTAGCTAAAATGCCACCTTCATTAGCGCTTATGCATTCATCAATTAAACGTTCTATATCACTAATATTAACTAGCGGACGGGCAGCGTCGTGCACCAAAACCCATGTAGGTGGGTTAGGCGCTAAAAAAAGTAAGCTATTGAACACTGAGTCGGCTCGCTCTTTCCCACCACTGGCACGAACAATGCGATTATCAACAAGTGGGAGTTCATCAAAATAGGGGTCACTGTCGCTCAGGGCAATAACAATAGTGCTTAATTGAGGTAATTGAGAAAGTTTAGCTAAGGTGTGCTCTAAAATAGTTTTGCCCGCTAAGTGTATATATTGCTTAGGCGCATTATGCTGCATTCTACTGCCAACACCCGCAGCAGGTACAATTGCTGCAATAGTCTGTTTATTTGTCATATTGTTTGCCCGGTAAAACACGAATAAATGTTTCGTCCGGTTTAATCATTCCTAATTCGTTACGTGCACGCTCTTCAATACCTTCTTGGCCGAGCTTTAAATCTTCTATATCAGCGGTAAGTACTTTATTACGCTTGATAAGCTTTTCGTTGCTTTGTTGGTGCGACGCTACGGCACTTTTTAGTCGTGTGTAGTCTTGTACGCCATTATGCCCAAACCAAAGTCTATATTGTACAAACAGTGCTAAGCACAGTAAGCCAACTTGAAAAATACGCATTTAACACTCCTTATTTTAAAACCCTAAAAACCTCGCTTTATTTAAGCTAGGGGGCGCTTTAAATTACGCCAATTAATACTACCCGCTAAAAGCATTTCGCGTAGTGATAAAACGCGAGGCAAACAGCGTTTCGAAAACTGCCATTGATGCCCACAACATGCAGCGGTTAAGCTCACCTTACTTGGCTTTAATAGTTGCGCACTTTGCTGTTCGAGCCCATTACCTAAAAAATCAAACCAGCCAAGCTCATTGCAATGCAGTTTATTGTCACCTAACTGATCAATACTGTCTATTCTAAGACGCACCTGCTCAAAGTCATGTAACACAACGGGCACTATAAGCCCCACTTTGGCATGTGTTTGATAAAAAAGTTCATTAGCTTGAGCATTCACATCGGGCGGTGTTGGTTTTTGCTTTTCAAGCCAAGAGCCATTTTGTGAGTCCAGCGTAAAAGGAGAATCTCCATTGGCAACTAACGTCGCTGCTCGCTCAATATAATAAGGTAGGCTTTTTAACTGGCGACGCAGTTTATCAGCATTGGGCTCTGCAACTAAACGCTGAACCTCACGCTGATAAAACGCATTGCACAATTGCGCATACAACACCTTTTGTGCATCAGTTTGCCAAATTTCAACTTGTTGCTGAGCACCAAGTGACTGATTTTTCGCGACCAAAAGCTGTACTCAAAACAAATAGATAAGTGTTTTATAGCACAGTACTGAATGCTTTTTAAGCATTACATACTAATTTAAGCGCTTGGCTTTTCACCTAATTTAGCTTTACCTGATTCTAAAAATTGCACAACCGTATTGCGTTTTTTACCAATTAACAAACTGCCATCGGCTAAAAACATAAAGTTTTGCCAATTGCGTTTAAATACATCAAAGGTTGTTTCGATAATATTATCGCGCGCCATACAAAAATAAACCGTGGTATTAGCTTCCCAATCTAAAAAAGTTAAAATACTCTCTGGTGGAAGTGCATCGCCATTTTCCCATGCATCTTGCCAATCTACTTCTTGGCTAAAGCTCTTTTCTTGACCACACCAGTCGGTGTCCTCAAAAAAGTCAGGATGATCAAACTCACGGCTCACCATCGTTGTCCAAAGTACAGCCGCGCGCTCGTCGCTCATAGGTTTAATTTTTGCTGCGTCATCATCAGATACAGGTAAGTCTTTATGGCGAAAAACCCACGCCTTTTTGTAATCATCTAAAGAAATATAGTTCATAGTGTTGGCAAATTAGTTAGCATTAAAAGTGCAAAGCCAAATTATACAAGAGATCAAAACATGACTACAGCAATAAAACCACTTTCCCTCAAACCAGGCATATACCAACACTATAAAGGTCCACAGTACAAAGTTTTATACCAAGCCACTCATAGCGAAACGCAAGAGCAACTTGTAATTTACCAAGCACTCTATGGTGAATTTGGCATATGGGCGCGCCCATTGAGTATGTTTAACGAAACAATCGAAAAAGACGGTAAAACCATACCGCGTTTTGCATACCTTGGACCTGCCGTTTAACTATGGCATTATAACAAAATAACTTACTGCTCAGACCAGACAAGGGTACACCGTGCAATTTAATTCAACTGACAATTACATAGCGAGTAGCGCGCTTAAACAAGCTGTAAATGCTGCCATTATGCTCGAAAAACCACTTTTAATTAAAGGCGAACCCGGCACAGGTAAAACCATGCTGGCCGAAGAGTTAGCTAAAAGCTTAGATACCGAGCTTATTCAATGGCACATAAAGTCGACCACTAAAGCGCAGCAAGGCTTATACGAGTACGATGCAGTGTCGCGTCTGCGCGATAGCCAATTAGGTGACGAGCGCGTACATAATATTGGTAACTACATCGTTAAAGGTAAGCTTTGGCAAGCATTTACGTATGCAGAGCTTAACGGTAAACGCCCTGTATTATTAATTGATGAAATAGACAAAGCCGACATAGAGTTCCCAAACGACTTACTACTTGAGCTTGATAAAATGGAGTTTCATGTTTACGAAACTAATGAGCGCATTGTCGCAAAAGAGCGCCCTATTGTGATCATCACATCAAATAATGAAAAAGAATTGCCGGACGCCTTTTTACGCCGCTGCTTTTTTCATTACATTGATTTTCCTAGCAGCGATGAAATGCAGCAAATTATTGACGTACACTACCCTAACGTTAAACAAGATTTAGTACGCCAAGCACTCGAAGTGTTTTTTAACCTGCGTGAAGCTAACGGCCTTAAAAAGAAACCTTCCACTAGCGAATTACTCGACTGGCTTAAACTGCTAATGGCAGAAGACATAGACGCTAAAACACTGCACGATAAAGCAAAAAAAGGTGGTTTAATGCCGATGTTTGGCGCATTACTTAAAAATGAGCAAGACATAAGCCTAATCGAAAAACTCGCGTTTATGAGCCGTCGC from Pseudoalteromonas aliena SW19 includes these protein-coding regions:
- the rpoS gene encoding RNA polymerase sigma factor RpoS: MANTAKLDTNNTNDEKFDDTAVEETTSLLEKVDEEDIFAKEEVTKNLDATQLYLGEIGFSPLLSAEEEVFFARKSLKGCEASRKRMIESNLRLVVKIARRYNNRGLALLDLIEEGNLGLIRAVEKFDPERGFRFSTYATWWIRQTIERAIMNQTRTIRLPIHVVKELNVYLRTARELTQKLDHEPTAEEIAESLDRPVEDVTKMLRLNEKIASVDMPIGGENDSVLLDIIPDEKSFGPEGEVQNNDINKHIIDWLGELNPKQREVLARRFGLLGYEPSTLEDVGREIGLTRERVRQIQVEALRRLKDILQQEGLSTDSLFNQFS
- a CDS encoding peptidoglycan DD-metalloendopeptidase family protein; this translates as MNKQIKCYVALFISILLFGCSSRHVPAPVSSLNNNVNKHNHKINIAGDYYKVQKGDTLYSIAFSAGKDIREIAKSNSISSPYIIFPGQRISLKPAPAEKKKRKKYTYSTKKSTKKAQKNNNKLKKELDRPKQREYVQKQASNKVSNNKYLSNGKVQWFWPAKGKITKRFSNKENGYKGLQIANKKGASVLAAAQGTVVYAGNALRGYGSLIILKHNDDYLSAYAHNSKLLVKEKQKIKAGQKIAEIGNSESPVTALRFEIRYRGQAVNPAKYLP
- a CDS encoding YqaA family protein, whose protein sequence is MKLFTKLYDMALVWAKHRHAERYLAAMSFAESVFFPIPPDVMLAPMSLAQPKKAWRFASFATIASVVGGIVGYLLGFWLFEPVVEPLIAHMHWQEKFDIALNWFKDYGVWVVFLAGFSPIPYKVFTIGAGVLQMAFLPFLIASAVGRGARFFLVSALMKWGGVKMEQKLRQYVEILGWGLVALIAIAYFLLR
- a CDS encoding protein-L-isoaspartate(D-aspartate) O-methyltransferase, translated to MLANYTRSAQALSDLLKREGVEDAQVLNAIAQIPRHIFIDDVLKHKAYENTALPIGQGQTISQPYIVARMTELLRLAGACNKILEIGTGSGYQTAILAKTFTKVYSVERIKALQWQAKRRLQQLDLYNVTMKHGDGWQGWQSQAPFDGIIVTAAASKVPQDLLAQLADGGVLLAPIGESDQKLIMVIRKGDSFTEHVIAPVRFVPLVPGDIE
- the surE gene encoding 5'/3'-nucleotidase SurE, which translates into the protein MKILLSNDDGVNAKGIAVLYQALTQIADVTLVAPDRNCSGASNSLTLMNPLRATKLENGFMSVNGTPTDCVHLGVNQLVDEKPDLVVAGINHGANLGDDTLYSGTVAAATEGRHLGLPAIAVSLCSHNGEHFETAAAVTVNIIKGLASHPLPKDQIININVPDIPLSELKGVQVTRLGARHKAETMTKQTDPWGRDIFWYGSLGTESDAGEGTDFYAINNGYASVTPLSVDMTAKESLKAVGDWLADLEINRAR
- the truD gene encoding tRNA pseudouridine(13) synthase TruD — translated: MSDLNYLYGAPLSKADFKTTAEDFMVDEDLGIEFTGSGEHVCLQVVKKGENTQYVAKLIAQRAGVSPRDVSYAGMKDRHGVCSQWFSVKVPIKKPIDFSDLNSESIFIVSQQRHDRKLRTGCHKGNKFTITLRNVTKPLDILCRINAVRAGVPNYFGEQRFGHGGHNLVMAEKMFAGERIRDKKLRGIIISAARSHVFNQLVSLRVKEHGLAKTMHREVFMLSGSNAFFEDAINDENIERLATGDIVMSAPMVGKSEKGLTEQEKIWLEPFQTWCDGLGELGLKNERRMLRLIPQDLAVETLDETTLKLSFGLPKGCFATALLRELVDYKDASPRERKEKDNDINEDTVK
- the ispF gene encoding 2-C-methyl-D-erythritol 2,4-cyclodiphosphate synthase, with product MIRIGHGFDVHKFGGEGPLTICGEKIDYPQGFLAHSDGDVAIHALCDAILGSLAMGDIGKHFPDTASEYENIDSRILLRHVVNLAKQQGYVLGNGDVTIVAQAPKMLPHIQAMRANLASDLNCDLCQINVKATTTEKLGFEGRREGISSHAVVIMSKESMSTKSA
- the ispD gene encoding 2-C-methyl-D-erythritol 4-phosphate cytidylyltransferase, giving the protein MTNKQTIAAIVPAAGVGSRMQHNAPKQYIHLAGKTILEHTLAKLSQLPQLSTIVIALSDSDPYFDELPLVDNRIVRASGGKERADSVFNSLLFLAPNPPTWVLVHDAARPLVNISDIERLIDECISANEGGILASKVKDTIKRGDTHVLQTVPRDDLWQALTPQFFKYDELKNALQNALASGATITDEASAIEWAGKPVRLVIGRSDNIKITTPEDLDLAGFLLHKQQNESAL
- the ftsB gene encoding cell division protein FtsB, with product MRIFQVGLLCLALFVQYRLWFGHNGVQDYTRLKSAVASHQQSNEKLIKRNKVLTADIEDLKLGQEGIEERARNELGMIKPDETFIRVLPGKQYDK
- a CDS encoding DUF2947 domain-containing protein encodes the protein MNYISLDDYKKAWVFRHKDLPVSDDDAAKIKPMSDERAAVLWTTMVSREFDHPDFFEDTDWCGQEKSFSQEVDWQDAWENGDALPPESILTFLDWEANTTVYFCMARDNIIETTFDVFKRNWQNFMFLADGSLLIGKKRNTVVQFLESGKAKLGEKPSA
- a CDS encoding DUF1653 domain-containing protein; translated protein: MTTAIKPLSLKPGIYQHYKGPQYKVLYQATHSETQEQLVIYQALYGEFGIWARPLSMFNETIEKDGKTIPRFAYLGPAV
- a CDS encoding AAA family ATPase, whose product is MQFNSTDNYIASSALKQAVNAAIMLEKPLLIKGEPGTGKTMLAEELAKSLDTELIQWHIKSTTKAQQGLYEYDAVSRLRDSQLGDERVHNIGNYIVKGKLWQAFTYAELNGKRPVLLIDEIDKADIEFPNDLLLELDKMEFHVYETNERIVAKERPIVIITSNNEKELPDAFLRRCFFHYIDFPSSDEMQQIIDVHYPNVKQDLVRQALEVFFNLREANGLKKKPSTSELLDWLKLLMAEDIDAKTLHDKAKKGGLMPMFGALLKNEQDISLIEKLAFMSRR